The genome window AGACTCTCCGGCGCAAAACGAAGTGCCTCCTGAAGGCGGACCACCGCCTGCTCATTCAGATCCCGCTGTTCAAGGCTTTCAGCAGAGCGCAAAAGGATACCTGCCTGCTCAAGGCTGTCCAGGCGCACCTTCAAAAACTCAGCATCGCCGGAATCAACAGGCCCATCAGATAATGTTCCTTCAGCCAGAGGCCCTCTTTCCATGACTCCGGAGTTCACCTCCCAGCGCTCCAGATCCTTTCCCGTTGGACCTTCAAATTGTCCCACGATCAGCTTCAGAGCCACATATCCGATAATCAGAAGCACCGGAATCAAAAAGATTTTCAGCGCGAGCATGGCCATTTGGGCCTGGCTCGCTCGATTGCTGTTTTCCCGACGACGGGCGGGAGAATGCCGGGACGTGCGATTCACCTGCTGCCGGGATGCCCCGGAATACTCATCCAGCGGAGCTTCAGAATCAGGCCGTTCATAAAAGCCGTGTCCAGAGTCCACCGATGAAGGTTTTCCGGCCCCAACCGGACGGGGCTTTTTCTCTTTTTTACCGAAATTTTTCATATCGTAACGGAGGTTGATGCAACAACAAAATCTGTTGCAGTATCAAGCCGGCAGCGTAAAGTGTCAAGCGCGGCACGTCGCCGGAAACAGTCCTTATTGGAGATATTTTATGGAGTTTTTTGTCTTGATCGTCCTTCTGGTTGTGACGGTCTTAATTCTGGTCCAGCTTGGAATCGCGCTGCATGCCAATGCGCAGCAGAGCACCCGCCTCGAAATGCTGACGCGCAGCCTCGAGTCCCTTACCGAACAAGCAGATGCCCGCGCCCGCAAAAGTGAAGAAACCGTTGCAAAACTCGTCGACGCCAACAATCAGCGCCTCGAGCAGATCGGTGAAAAGGTGGAGCAGCGGCTCGATCGTGGATTTGAAAAAACCAGCAAGGTTTTTGAGGATGTGCTGAAACGACTGGTTGAAATTGATAAAGCGCAGGAAAAAATTGCAGAGCTGTCCGGAAATGTTGTCAGCCTGCAGGAAGTTCTGTCAGACAAACGGTCCCGCGGCGCATTCGGAGAAGTGCAGCTGACCGGACTGATTTCCAATATGATGCCCGAAAACAGCTATTCCCTGCAGCACACTTTCAATAATGGAGTACGGGCAGACTGCGTGCTGTTCCTGCCGGAGCCGACCGGAACGCTTTGCATCGACTCGAAATTTCCACTCGAAAGCTATCAGCGCATGACCGACCTTTCGGCCGGCGATGCCGACCGCGCCACGGCAGAAAGGCAGTTTCGGCAGGATATCAAAAAACACATCAAAGATATCTCAGCCAAATATATTATCCCGGGGGAAACCTCGGAGGGAGCCGTCATGTTCATTCCGGCAGAAGCGGTCTTTTCTGAAATTCACAGTCGCTATCCGGATCTCGTGGAGGAGGCCCAGCGCGCACGTGTCTGGCTGACCTCTCCCACCACAATGATGGCCGTTCTGACAACTGCGCGCGCCGTCCTGAAAGATGCTGCAACCCGCAAGCAGGTTCACATTATCCAGAAACATCTGACCATACTGGCTCAGGACTTCGGCCGATTCCAAACCCGAATGGACAAGCTGGCCAATCATATCGGGATGGCTCATAAAGATGTCGGAGATGTCCAGACATCGGCCCGGAAAATCACCAGCCGCTTTGAAAAAATCGAAAAAGCGGATTTGGCTCAGCCCGCCGATAAACTGGAATAGCCAACACTACTCTTCCAGCTCACCAAACACCACGATCCGATGTAACCGCTGTTTAAAGCCGTGTTTTTTGCAGATCCGGTCAATCTCTGCGGAAATCTCAGGACTGGCAAATTCAATAAACCGGCCGGTTTTCTCACAGATCAGGTGATGATGCCGGCCGTGTCCGTAAATGTGCTCATAGTGAGCATGCACATCCTGGTCACGAATTTTCTGAACCAGTCCAGCCTCGGTCATGAGGTCCAGCGTCCGATACACCGTTCCACGACTGACATGATTCGGTCCGGAAGCCAGCTCCCCCGCCAGGTCATCGGCCCGGAAATGATCATGCCGAGCAAACACATGCTCAAACACAATCCGGCGGGCCTGCGTAATTCGAGAATCTTTGGCCTTCAGAAAACTCACAAAATCAGGCCACGCCTCTTCCACAGACCGGTCCTCATTCAAATGCTTTTTTGAAACACCCTCATCTATACTCATGATCTCACCCGCCGTTCTTTAGACTTAATCCTTATATATATATGTATCACACCGCCTTTTAGGAATGAAACTAAAAATGAAGATGGTATCTTCCCCCTGTTTTGTGAATGGCGGAAGTGTACTGCACCCCGCCCTGTTAACTATTAAGGAGAAGTATCATGGCCTATCAGATTTCAGATGAGTGCACCATGTGCGGCGCCTGCGAAAGCGCCTGCCCGATGGAAGCAATCAGCGCCGGCGACGGCAAATATGTAATCGACGCTAACACCTGCACAGATTGCGGCGCTTGCGAAGCAACCTGCCCGGTTGGCGCCATTTCTGCTGCGTAACCTGTCCATTCAGGTGTACGACAAAGCTCCGGCGGATTTCCGCTGGAGCTTTTTTATTATCCATGCGGAATAAACCGGAATACCGCTAAAGCCGTCGCAATACCGGTCAACATGCCGAAAAAAACTTCCAGCCGCGTATGTCCCAGCAGCTCTTTGAGCTTGGTTTCCGACAAATGATGCTCCTGGAAAAGCTCGTCCACAATCTGATTGAGCAGCCGCGCCTGCTTTCCGGCAGCCGCCCGCACCGTCTGCGCGTCAAACATCACCACCGATGCAAACACCACACTGATGGCAAACAACGGCGAATTAAACCCGTCTGTCAGCACGATCGCCGTCGTCAATGCACTCACCAGAGAAGAATGAGCACTCGGCATCCCGCCGGTACTTGCCAAATAGCGGAAATCCAGCCGCCGGCTCTGTATCAGACAGATCAGCATTTTGGTCAACTGCGCCACCAGCCAACCGGCAAGGCCCGCCCAGAATGAAATATGTAAAACTTCCATGAATTCCTTTGTCCGGTTTCTCTTGAAACAGGATGGCTTAATAAAGAGTATATCGCCAGCCGGCGCAACCTTATTTCACAAAACAGAGAGCCGGGAAAGAGAACAGCTCATGACCGAAACCGTGTTCACTGAAATCAGCGCCGTGGTGGTAATTTCTGCCGTTCTGTCCTGCCTGGCCCTGCTGTTTCGCCAGCCGATCATCGTCGCCTACCTGATCGGCGGCCTGCTGATCGGCAGCAGCGGACTGGGATGGATTCAGAACACGGCCTTTATTGAGGAGATCTCCCGGATCGGAATCACCCTGCTCCTCTTTCTGGCGGGCATCGTCCTGCACCCGCGGCGACTCAAGGAGCTCTTCCGCCAGACCATCCTGCTGACCCTGATCAACTCCCTGATCAGCGGGGGCGTCTGTGCCCTGTTCTGCATCGCATGGGGCTTCAACCTCGTCGAAAGCTCCTTCATCGGCCTGTCGCTGATTTTTTCCAGCACCATCCTGGTCATCAAGCTGTTACCGACGACCGCCCTGCACCACAAGCGCATGGGGGCCTACTGCATCGCCATCCTGATCGCGCAGGACCTGATCGCCATCGCTCTGCTCATCCTGCTCCGGGCCGGACAGCAGGCCCCGCTGTCGCACTGGCTGCTGCTGCCGATTAAAAGCATCGTTCTGATTGCCGTCGTCTTCCCGGTGGAACAGTTTGTCCTCCGTCCGCTGATGGCCTGGAGCGACCGCTTTCACGAAACGCTCCAGTTGCTGGCCATCGGCTGGTGCCTCGGCATCGCCGTCATCGCCGAAACCATCGGGCTCTCCTACGAGACCGGCGCCTTCATTGCCGGCGTCGCCCTCGCCCGCAGCCCGCTCTCCTTTTTCCTCTCCGAAGGCCTCAAACCCTTCCGCGACTTCTTCCTCGTCTTCTTCTTTTTCGCGCTCGGAACACAGCTGGACATCGCAACCGCAAAAACCCTGCTGCTCCCAGCCCTGCTGCTGACCCTGATGATGCTTATCGTCAAATACGCCACTTTCCGTATCTTGTTCCGGCGCGTCGGAGAATCCGCACCTTTCGCTCACGAAACGGGCATGCGTCTGGCCCAGGCCAGTGAATTCTCCCTGATCGTCGCCGTCACGGCCCATGCAAACGGCTGGCTGAACCACACCGCATTCCAGTTCATCGAGCTGGTCACGATTTTATCTCTTGTCTTCTCCGCCTGCGTCGTCACCTCCCGACTCCCGTCGTCGCTGGCCTCAAAAAAAGAACTCAAACAGGATTAACGCATGCCCTTAAAACGCCACCTCGGACTCGCTCACGTCTTCTGCATCGCCACGGGTGCCATGGTCAGCTCGGGAATCTTCGTGCTGCCGGGCATCGCCCATGCCAAAGCCGGCCCGGCGGTGATCCTCTCCTACCTGATTGCCGGGCTGGTCGCCTGCATCGGCATGCTCAGCGCCGCCGAACTGGTCACGGCCATGCCCAAGGCGGGCGGCGACTATTTCTTTGTCACCCGCGG of Tichowtungia aerotolerans contains these proteins:
- a CDS encoding DUF362 domain-containing protein, with the translated sequence MAYQISDECTMCGACESACPMEAISAGDGKYVIDANTCTDCGACEATCPVGAISAA
- a CDS encoding DNA recombination protein RmuC — protein: MEFFVLIVLLVVTVLILVQLGIALHANAQQSTRLEMLTRSLESLTEQADARARKSEETVAKLVDANNQRLEQIGEKVEQRLDRGFEKTSKVFEDVLKRLVEIDKAQEKIAELSGNVVSLQEVLSDKRSRGAFGEVQLTGLISNMMPENSYSLQHTFNNGVRADCVLFLPEPTGTLCIDSKFPLESYQRMTDLSAGDADRATAERQFRQDIKKHIKDISAKYIIPGETSEGAVMFIPAEAVFSEIHSRYPDLVEEAQRARVWLTSPTTMMAVLTTARAVLKDAATRKQVHIIQKHLTILAQDFGRFQTRMDKLANHIGMAHKDVGDVQTSARKITSRFEKIEKADLAQPADKLE
- a CDS encoding Fur family transcriptional regulator; translated protein: MSIDEGVSKKHLNEDRSVEEAWPDFVSFLKAKDSRITQARRIVFEHVFARHDHFRADDLAGELASGPNHVSRGTVYRTLDLMTEAGLVQKIRDQDVHAHYEHIYGHGRHHHLICEKTGRFIEFASPEISAEIDRICKKHGFKQRLHRIVVFGELEE
- a CDS encoding cation:proton antiporter domain-containing protein, with amino-acid sequence MTETVFTEISAVVVISAVLSCLALLFRQPIIVAYLIGGLLIGSSGLGWIQNTAFIEEISRIGITLLLFLAGIVLHPRRLKELFRQTILLTLINSLISGGVCALFCIAWGFNLVESSFIGLSLIFSSTILVIKLLPTTALHHKRMGAYCIAILIAQDLIAIALLILLRAGQQAPLSHWLLLPIKSIVLIAVVFPVEQFVLRPLMAWSDRFHETLQLLAIGWCLGIAVIAETIGLSYETGAFIAGVALARSPLSFFLSEGLKPFRDFFLVFFFFALGTQLDIATAKTLLLPALLLTLMMLIVKYATFRILFRRVGESAPFAHETGMRLAQASEFSLIVAVTAHANGWLNHTAFQFIELVTILSLVFSACVVTSRLPSSLASKKELKQD
- a CDS encoding divergent PAP2 family protein — protein: MEVLHISFWAGLAGWLVAQLTKMLICLIQSRRLDFRYLASTGGMPSAHSSLVSALTTAIVLTDGFNSPLFAISVVFASVVMFDAQTVRAAAGKQARLLNQIVDELFQEHHLSETKLKELLGHTRLEVFFGMLTGIATALAVFRFIPHG